The following proteins are encoded in a genomic region of Sphaeramia orbicularis chromosome 2, fSphaOr1.1, whole genome shotgun sequence:
- the LOC115435929 gene encoding semaphorin-5B-like has protein sequence MVTSGWGAWALSPSGLVLLVCWSVCLSQLQPPIKPANCSRKEHPVVSYQALRPWMSEFSHSGVKDFSQLALDLTRNQLIVGARNFLFRLSLNNASLIQATEWAPDEDTKHSCQSKGKSEDECQNYIRVLLISGTTLFTCGTNAFTPVCVTRQIDNVSQVLDSVNGVARCPYDPRHNSTAMVTEKGELYAATVIDFSGRDPVIYRSLGNMPPLRTAQYNSKWLNEPHFVSVYEIGRFAYFFLRETAVENDCGKMVFSRVARVCKNDMGGRFLLEDTWTTFMKARLNCSRSGEIPFYFNELQSTFYLPEQDLIYGIFTTNVNSISASAVCAFNLSSITLAFNGPFRYQENPRTAWLSTPNPIANFQCGTLEEGGPGGNLTERSLQDAQRLFLMNDVVQPVTINPLLTQDNVRFSQLVVDIVQGRDTLYHVMYIGTEYGTILKTLSTTNKSLQGCYLEELRILPEGVIGPIKSLRILQSDRSLFVGLHDRLVKIPLERCSSYPSQRQCLEARDPYCGWDHEKKRCTTIEESSNMNQWTQNISACPVRNLTQDGGFSPWAPWQPCNHNDGEGSISSCVCRSRSCNGPVARCGGVECKGPTIQVANCSRNGGWTPWSSWGQCSSSCGIGFEVRQRSCNNPSPRHGGRICVGQGREERLCNEKKPCPLPVLWTAWGPWAHCSAECGGGVHSRTRTCENGNSCPGCAMEYKACNLEACPEVRRNTPWTPWMPVNVSHDGSRQEQRFRYTCRALLPEPQQLQLGKKKVETRFCPNDGSGACQTDSLVEDLVKTSSRTLSQPQGARWGTWEMWSSCSQQCSRGFRTRKRGCSTPQGRTNPSACVGSPVEYQDCNPQPCPVNGGWSCWSSWSQCSASCGGGHYQRTRTCSSPLPANGGDICIGLHTEEALCNTHTCEGWAEWTGWGDCDDEGLQHRSRRCGDDQEAEASLCQSNITQSRPCQPHEVPVILPGQEEQSCGTFTLFQLVAVGSASFFAAALLSALGYSYCHHLNRPSAESAVIHPSTPNHLTYNKQGNATPKNEKYIPMEFKTLNKNNLHVNDETCNHFSSPLPSSNMFTTTYYPPGLSKYDFHPDSPCRTYMHS, from the exons CATTGAGACCGTGGATGTCAGAGTTCTCTCATTCAGGGGTGAAGGATTTCTCCCAGCTGGCTTTGGACCTGACCAGAAACCAGCTCATTGTCGGAGCAAG GAACTTCCTCTTCAGACTGAGTTTGAACAACGCCTCCCTCATACAG GCGACAGAATGGGCACCCGATGAAGACACAAAACACTCATGTCAGAGTAAAGGTAAATCAGAG GATGAATGTCAAAACTACATCCGGGTTTTATTGATCAGTGGGACGACACTCTTCACCTGTGGGACCAACGCCTTCACCCCCGTCTGTGTGACCAGGCAG ATCGATAATGTCAGTCAGGTGCTTGACTCAGTGAATGGTGTGGCCCGATGCCCCTATGACCCCCGCCATAACTCCACCGCCATGGTGACAGAGAAGGGAGAGCTGTACGCTGCCACAGTGATTGACTTCTCAGGACGCGACCCCGTCATCTACAGGAGTCTGGGGAACATGCCGCCTCTCCGCACCGCCCAGTACAACTCCAAATGGCTGAACG AGCCTCATTTTGTGTCGGTGTATGAGATCGGCCGCTTCGCCTACTTCTTCTTGAGAGAAACTGCTGTGGAAAATGACTGTGGGAAGATGGTGTTCTCCCGCGTGGCCAGGGTCTGTAAGAACGATATGGGTGGACGCTTTCTTCTAGAAGACACATGGACAACCTTCATGAAGGCCCGACTCAATTGTTCTCGCTCAGGAGAAATTCCCTTTTACTTCAACGAGCTGCAGAGCACCTTCTACCTTCCAGAGCAAGACCTGATTTATGGCATCTTCACTACTAATGT GAACAGTATATCAGCCTCAGCTGTCTGTGCCTTTAATCTGAGCTCCATCACCCTGGCCTTTAATGGACCTTTCCGGTACCAGGAGAACCCTCGTACAGCCTGGCTCTCCACACCAAACCCCATAGCCAATTTTCAG TGTGGGACACTGGAGGAGGGTGGCCCAGGGGGGAACCTGACGGAACGCAGCCTCCAAGACGCCCAGAGACTGTTCCTGATGAACGACGTGGTCCAGCCCGTCACCATCAACCCACTGCTCACCCAGGACAATGTTCGCTTTTCCCAGCTGGTGGTGGACATCGTACAGGGCCGAGACACCCTCTACCATGTCATGTACATCGGCACTG AATATGGCACCATCCTGAAGACTCTCTCAACCACCAATAAAAGCCTTCAGGGCTGTTACCTGGAGGAGCTGAGGATCCTCCCTGAAGGCGTAATCGGACCAATCAAGAGCCTCCGAATCCTCCAGAGTGATAGGTCATTGTTTGTGGGGCTTCATGACAGACTGGTTAAGATCCCATTAGAGCGCTGTTCCAGCTATCCATCACAACG CCAATGCCTGGAGGCGCGGGACCCATACTGTGGATGGGACCATGAAAAGAAGCGCTGCACCACCATCGAGGAAAGCTCCAACATGAACCAGTGGACCCAAAACATCAGCGCGTGCCCA GTGAGGAACCTAACACAGGATGGTGGCTTTAGCCCTTGGGCTCCATGGCAACCGTGTAACCACAACGACGGTGAGGGCTCCATCAGCAGCTGTGTGTGTCGGTCCCGCTCATGTAACGGGCCAGTAGCTCGATGTGGAGGGGTGGAGTGTAAGGGCCCGACCATCCAGGTGGCAAACTGCTCCAG AAACGGCGGCTGGACGCCCTGGTCTTCATGGGGTCAGTGCAGCAGCAGCTGTGGCATCGGTTTTGAAGTTAGACAGCGATCCTGCAACAACCCGTCACCTCGTCACGGCGGTCGTATCTGTGTGGGTCAGGGCCGAGAGGAGAG GCTGTGTAATGAGAAGAAACCATGCCCACTGCCAGTGTTGTGGACAGCGTGGGGACCGTGGGCTCACTGCAGTGCAGAATGTGGAGGGGGGGTCCACTCCAGGACCAGAACCTGTGAGAATGGCAACAGCTGTCCTGGATGCGCCATG GAGTATAAGGCCTGTAACCTGGAGGCATGCCCTGAAGTGCGTCGCAACACCCCCTGGACCCCCTGGATGCCAGTCAATGTCAGTCATGATGGGTCACGGCAAGAGCAGAGGTTCAGATACACCTGCCGGGCGCTGCTGCCTGAACCTCAGCAGCTCCAGCTGGGCAAGAAGAAGGTGGAGACTCGCTTTTGTCCTAATGACGGCTCTGGGGCCTGCCAGACTGACT CTCTTGTTGAAGACTTGGTAAAGACGAGCAGCCGAACTCTGTCCCAGCCCCAAGGTGCTCGCTGGGGAACCTGGGAAATGTGGTCCAGCTGTTCTCAACAGTGTTCCAGAGGCTTCCGCACACGAAAACGTGGCTGCTCGACGCCACAAGGAAGGACCAACCCCAGCGCCTGCGTGGGGTCCCCGGTGGAGTACCAGGACTGCAACCCCCAGCCCTGTCCAG TGAACGGGGGCTGGTCTTGTTGGTCATCCTGGTCCCAGTGCTCGGCCAGCTGTGGGGGGGGTCACTACCAGAGGACTCGCACATGCAGCAGCCCCCTCCCCGCCAACGGAGGAGACATCTGTATCGGCCTGCACACTGAGGAGGCTCTCTGCAACACACACACCTGTGAAG GTTGGGCTGAATGGACCGGATGGGGGGACTGTGACGACGAGGGTCTGCAGCATCGCTCTCGTCGATGCGGTGACGACCAGGAAGCCGAGGCCAGTCTCTGCCAGAGCAACATCACCCAGTCGAGGCCATGCCAGCCCCACGAGGTGCCAG TCATTTTACCTGGACAGGAGGAGCAGAGCTGTGGAA CCTTCACCTTGTTCCAGTTGGTTGCCGTGGGCTCGGCCAGTTTCTTCGCGGCGGCCCTGCTGTCAGCACTGGGCTACTCATACTGCCACCACCTGAACCGACCGTCTGCGGAGTCAGCGGTCATCCACCCCAGCACCCCCAACCACCTGACTTACAACAAGCAGGGCAACGCCACGCCAAAGAACGAGAAATACATCCCCATGGAGTTTAAG ACACTAAACAAGAACAATCTCCACGTTAACGATGAAACCTGCAACCACTTCTCTTCGCCGCTGCCCTCCAGCAACATGTTCACCACCACCTACTACCCTCCTGGCCTGAGCAAGTACGACTTCCACCCGGACTCCCCCTGCAGGACCTACATGCACAGCTGA